Proteins co-encoded in one Diaminobutyricimonas sp. LJ205 genomic window:
- a CDS encoding ribokinase codes for MTTGVVCVVGSINLDLMVRVERSPGIGETVLGEQVARLPGGKGFNQAVASARSGAPTRFCGAVGDDADGRFLREALVTAGLDDAFLGVDADTPTGLAHVAMLPASGNSIIVSQGANASLTPDAAAAAVAGSRVVLVQLEIPTATAAAALSHGRQLGATTILNAAPTQAFESALLADVDILVVNDSEAADLGGLEALLEAGARSVLVTLGSQGAVWQNQEGERIEVPAFAVAAVDTTGAGDAFCGALAAALAAGFDMPVALRRASAAGAIVATALGAQTEKLSGEAIEKLLAA; via the coding sequence ATGACGACGGGTGTGGTGTGCGTTGTCGGGAGCATCAACCTCGACCTGATGGTGCGCGTCGAACGCTCGCCCGGCATCGGTGAAACGGTGCTGGGCGAGCAGGTCGCTCGACTGCCCGGTGGCAAGGGCTTCAACCAGGCGGTCGCGTCCGCCAGATCCGGTGCGCCCACGCGATTCTGCGGAGCGGTCGGGGACGATGCGGATGGCCGGTTCCTGCGCGAGGCGCTGGTGACAGCCGGCCTGGATGACGCGTTCCTCGGCGTGGATGCCGACACGCCGACCGGCCTGGCGCACGTCGCCATGCTGCCGGCATCGGGAAACTCGATCATCGTGTCGCAGGGTGCGAATGCGTCGTTGACTCCGGATGCCGCGGCCGCTGCCGTCGCCGGGTCCCGAGTCGTGCTGGTGCAGCTCGAGATCCCCACGGCGACGGCGGCCGCAGCGCTCTCGCATGGGCGTCAGCTCGGAGCGACGACCATACTGAACGCCGCGCCGACGCAGGCCTTCGAATCCGCGCTGCTGGCCGATGTCGACATCCTGGTCGTCAACGATTCCGAGGCGGCCGACCTAGGTGGCCTCGAAGCTCTGCTCGAGGCGGGCGCCCGGTCCGTGCTCGTGACGCTGGGTTCCCAAGGCGCTGTGTGGCAGAACCAAGAGGGAGAGCGCATTGAGGTTCCGGCGTTCGCGGTCGCCGCGGTCGATACCACCGGCGCGGGGGACGCATTCTGCGGCGCGCTTGCGGCCGCCCTTGCCGCCGGGTTCGACATGCCAGTCGCGTTACGTCGGGCGTCAGCGGCCGGAGCCATCGTCGCGACCGCACTGGGCGCTCAGACCGAGAAGCTTTCGGGCGAGGCGATCGAGAAGCTCCTCGCAGCTTGA
- a CDS encoding PadR family transcriptional regulator — protein MSTTTRLVVLGAVHQFQPVHGYFLRRELLTWHVDEWANIQPGSIYNALRSLEKDGYIEEASTEAEGKRPERTTYRMTQAGEVEFLRLLRRALWNVETFDIKPVMALTSFMYRLRREEVLEALEHRVKEIDAKLASNNYNIEDVRRSPTTPAYVREIFELSSGRLRGEQQWAQQLHDRLLDGDYVFAGEPGGEEIGSETGSSAEARREARVAATAE, from the coding sequence ATGTCGACCACTACCCGTCTCGTCGTGCTCGGTGCGGTACACCAGTTCCAGCCCGTACACGGCTACTTCCTTCGGCGTGAGCTGCTCACGTGGCACGTCGATGAGTGGGCGAACATCCAGCCCGGGTCGATCTATAACGCGCTGCGCTCGCTCGAGAAAGACGGCTACATCGAAGAGGCCAGCACCGAGGCCGAGGGCAAGCGCCCGGAGCGGACGACCTACCGGATGACCCAGGCCGGCGAGGTGGAGTTCCTTCGACTGCTGCGCCGCGCCCTCTGGAACGTCGAGACGTTCGACATCAAGCCGGTCATGGCGCTGACCTCCTTCATGTACCGCCTCCGCCGCGAAGAGGTTCTCGAGGCGCTCGAACACCGGGTCAAGGAGATCGACGCGAAGCTCGCCAGCAACAACTACAACATCGAGGATGTGCGCCGCTCCCCCACCACCCCCGCATACGTCCGGGAGATCTTCGAGCTGTCCTCTGGGCGCCTCCGGGGTGAGCAGCAATGGGCGCAGCAGCTGCACGATCGGCTGCTTGACGGCGATTACGTGTTCGCGGGCGAACCCGGCGGCGAAGAAATCGGCAGCGAAACCGGCAGCAGCGCCGAGGCCCGCCGCGAAGCACGAGTCGCCGCTACGGCGGAGTGA
- a CDS encoding flavin reductase family protein, whose protein sequence is MSVEATTRDRLDRLALRQAFSLFPTGVVAVCAQIDGEPVGIAMNSFTSISLDPPLVGISVARTSTTWPRLSGSDRLGLSVLGAEQGQLCRSLASQKPDRFGDAPLRVTDGGAVLLEGAALWLECSVRSVFEGGDHEVVLLDVLSSELFPDVEPLVFHQSQFRALQVSD, encoded by the coding sequence ATGTCCGTCGAGGCAACCACCCGCGATCGGCTCGACCGGCTTGCATTGCGGCAAGCGTTTTCGTTGTTCCCCACCGGTGTGGTTGCGGTGTGCGCGCAAATCGACGGCGAACCGGTCGGGATCGCGATGAACTCGTTCACCTCCATCTCGCTCGATCCACCGCTCGTGGGGATCAGTGTCGCCCGCACCTCGACAACCTGGCCGCGGCTGTCCGGTTCTGATCGCCTCGGGCTCAGCGTCCTGGGAGCCGAACAGGGTCAGCTCTGCCGGAGCCTTGCGTCGCAGAAGCCCGATCGCTTCGGCGATGCGCCGCTGCGCGTGACCGATGGCGGCGCCGTGCTGCTGGAAGGCGCAGCGCTGTGGCTCGAGTGCTCGGTGCGTTCGGTGTTCGAGGGCGGCGACCACGAGGTGGTGCTGCTGGATGTGCTCAGCTCAGAACTGTTCCCCGACGTCGAGCCGTTGGTCTTCCACCAGAGCCAGTTCCGCGCGCTGCAGGTGAGCGACTGA
- a CDS encoding fumarylacetoacetate hydrolase family protein, whose amino-acid sequence MRIARIVTPDGPHYAYAEGDAWVPCTDPYEAFAAGGHPLAAGGPVTDAVLLAPTEPRLVVGVAQNGPGHPSPVQAWLKSPRTVVASGTPVALRRDVGRVVIEGEVAVVIGRDTADVDAERAHEHVLGLTAVNDVSNPDRAAVDPRNFESKGGVGYTPLGPWIDTEADLDHAELEVRINGALRVATGSHELPASIAECIAYVSRWMPLGPGDVIMTGAPVSAFDAEPGDLVEITVAGARLVTPCV is encoded by the coding sequence ATGCGCATCGCCAGGATCGTCACCCCCGACGGCCCGCACTACGCGTACGCCGAGGGTGACGCCTGGGTGCCGTGCACCGATCCCTACGAGGCGTTCGCGGCCGGCGGGCATCCGCTGGCCGCGGGCGGCCCCGTGACCGACGCGGTCCTGCTCGCGCCTACCGAGCCCCGGCTGGTGGTGGGCGTCGCGCAGAACGGCCCCGGGCATCCGTCGCCGGTCCAGGCATGGCTGAAGAGCCCGCGTACCGTCGTCGCCAGCGGCACACCCGTCGCGCTCCGACGCGACGTCGGCCGGGTCGTCATCGAGGGCGAGGTCGCCGTCGTCATCGGGCGCGACACCGCGGATGTCGACGCCGAACGCGCGCACGAGCATGTGCTCGGCCTCACCGCCGTCAACGACGTGTCCAACCCCGATCGGGCCGCGGTCGACCCGCGCAACTTCGAGAGCAAGGGCGGCGTCGGCTACACGCCGCTCGGGCCGTGGATCGACACTGAGGCGGACCTGGACCACGCCGAGCTCGAGGTGCGCATCAACGGTGCGCTTCGGGTGGCCACCGGCAGCCACGAACTTCCGGCGTCGATCGCCGAGTGCATCGCCTACGTCTCACGCTGGATGCCACTCGGCCCGGGCGACGTCATCATGACCGGGGCACCGGTTTCGGCGTTCGACGCAGAGCCCGGCGACCTGGTCGAGATCACGGTCGCTGGCGCCCGACTCGTGACACCTTGCGTGTAG
- a CDS encoding MFS transporter — protein MTDTLRPPAHTDDAEYAANLRRATLASSVGSALEYFDFALYGLATALIFNKLFFTDLDPAMGTVAAFASFGVGFVARPLGGLFFGTIGDRIGRKWVLVVTIVLMGGATTLIGLLPTYETIGIWAPILLTVLRLLQGFGAGAEQAGATVLMAEYSPVKRRGFFSALPFVGIQFGTLLAALVFSGLASLPDEIFLGWAWRVPFLASFLLILVAIFIRMRLRETPTFVELEKQEQTAQRPIKEIFTKGLPGVVVGIGLRMAENGGSYMFQALALTFATTVAGATVDKSLATWGVTIGSLIGMLTIPITGHLSDKYGRKPVYRFGAVFMLLFAFPAWWLLSLGNAGIVIAVVAIGIGVAVNTMLGPQCAMLPELFGNRHRYLGVAMAREISAVLAGGLAGVLGAWLLAVSDYNWIVPAVYMATLALITTASTFLVPETRGRDLLRTEDALQLSTEQQGAR, from the coding sequence TTGACTGACACCCTCCGCCCGCCGGCTCACACCGATGACGCCGAGTACGCCGCCAACCTTCGGCGCGCGACGCTCGCGTCGAGTGTCGGCTCGGCGCTCGAGTACTTCGACTTCGCGCTCTACGGTCTGGCCACCGCGCTGATCTTCAACAAGCTGTTCTTCACCGACCTCGACCCTGCCATGGGCACGGTCGCAGCGTTCGCCTCGTTCGGTGTCGGATTCGTGGCCCGCCCGCTGGGTGGCCTGTTCTTCGGCACCATCGGCGACCGGATCGGGCGCAAGTGGGTGCTGGTCGTCACGATCGTGCTCATGGGTGGGGCGACCACGCTCATCGGCCTGCTGCCCACGTACGAGACCATCGGCATCTGGGCACCCATCCTGCTCACCGTGCTGCGCCTGCTCCAGGGCTTCGGCGCCGGCGCCGAGCAGGCTGGTGCCACAGTGCTCATGGCGGAGTACTCGCCAGTCAAGCGCCGTGGGTTCTTCTCGGCGCTGCCGTTCGTCGGCATCCAGTTCGGCACGCTGCTCGCCGCACTGGTGTTCTCCGGGCTGGCCTCACTGCCCGATGAGATCTTCCTGGGCTGGGCCTGGCGCGTGCCATTCCTCGCGTCGTTCCTGCTGATTCTCGTGGCCATCTTCATCCGGATGCGGCTGCGCGAGACGCCGACGTTCGTCGAGCTCGAGAAACAGGAACAGACCGCGCAGCGCCCGATCAAGGAGATCTTCACGAAGGGCCTTCCCGGCGTCGTGGTCGGGATCGGACTGCGGATGGCCGAGAACGGCGGCTCCTACATGTTCCAGGCCCTCGCGCTCACCTTCGCGACCACGGTCGCCGGTGCGACGGTGGACAAGTCGCTCGCCACCTGGGGCGTCACCATCGGCTCGCTCATCGGCATGCTCACCATCCCGATCACCGGCCACCTTTCCGACAAGTACGGCCGCAAGCCGGTCTACCGCTTCGGGGCGGTGTTCATGCTGCTCTTCGCGTTCCCGGCCTGGTGGCTGCTGTCGCTCGGCAACGCGGGCATCGTCATCGCGGTCGTCGCGATCGGCATCGGCGTCGCGGTGAACACCATGCTCGGCCCGCAGTGTGCAATGCTCCCCGAGCTCTTCGGCAACCGTCACCGCTACCTCGGTGTGGCCATGGCGCGGGAGATCTCGGCGGTGCTCGCCGGTGGCCTCGCCGGTGTGCTCGGCGCGTGGCTGCTCGCGGTGTCGGACTACAACTGGATCGTGCCCGCGGTCTACATGGCAACCCTTGCGCTCATCACGACCGCGTCCACCTTCCTCGTGCCAGAGACCCGCGGACGCGACCTGCTCCGCACCGAGGATGCGCTGCAGCTTTCGACCGAGCAGCAGGGAGCACGCTGA
- a CDS encoding IclR family transcriptional regulator: protein MTDAHTADRSERDPAPAVTRSLRILTLLAEAEGAPMTLSDIARALGIAKSSTANLVAVLEDGQMLQRVPRGYLLGRRTAELGGAFAMQFNQIREFFNVCEASAVLRTEVVQIVMLDGTDSVYLSRHEGRRRYQLGTPLGSRLPAALSASGNALLMRLEDDDIIDLLGPTAPFPKLTEQSIVDLDGLLANVRAARKRGYAIDANGSVNGVTGVAVPLDSWSPSDPPFAMGAALPTELADAERIARVGAALLEAARELTNPLAGPRSA from the coding sequence ATGACTGACGCACACACCGCCGACAGGTCGGAGCGCGACCCGGCGCCTGCCGTCACGCGCTCGCTCCGCATCCTGACCCTGCTCGCCGAAGCCGAGGGGGCGCCAATGACACTCAGCGACATCGCCCGCGCTCTGGGCATTGCCAAGTCCTCAACGGCGAACCTCGTCGCGGTTCTCGAAGACGGGCAGATGCTGCAGCGAGTGCCGCGGGGTTACCTGCTGGGTCGCCGCACCGCGGAACTGGGGGGTGCCTTCGCCATGCAGTTCAACCAGATCCGCGAGTTCTTCAACGTCTGCGAGGCATCTGCGGTGCTGCGCACCGAGGTCGTGCAGATCGTCATGCTGGACGGCACCGATTCGGTCTACCTCTCACGCCACGAGGGCCGACGCCGGTATCAACTGGGCACGCCACTGGGATCGCGACTGCCTGCGGCACTCAGCGCATCCGGCAACGCGCTGCTCATGCGACTCGAGGACGACGACATCATCGACCTCCTCGGCCCGACAGCGCCGTTCCCGAAGCTCACCGAGCAGAGCATCGTCGACCTGGACGGCCTGCTCGCCAATGTGCGTGCCGCACGCAAGCGCGGCTATGCGATCGACGCGAACGGGTCGGTCAACGGGGTCACCGGCGTCGCCGTGCCGCTGGACTCCTGGTCGCCGAGCGACCCGCCGTTCGCGATGGGCGCGGCCCTGCCGACCGAGCTCGCGGATGCCGAGCGGATCGCCCGGGTGGGTGCAGCGCTGCTCGAGGCGGCTCGCGAGCTCACCAATCCGCTGGCAGGCCCCCGCTCCGCGTAA
- a CDS encoding D-2-hydroxyacid dehydrogenase has translation MTDTSTSLRVVVSVDLSEQLCQRIEQLEPRVQLIRDHSLYHPMRGPADWSGDPAFTRTPEQQAVFDSLVDSADALFGIPDVDSAALARTVAANPRLRWVHTTAAGGGGQVKAARLSEADLERVIFTTSAGVHGDTLAEFALFGVMAGAKDLPRLAAQQARKQWSDRWEMRQLDEMTVLIVGLGGIGKAVARKFSALGSTVLGTTRSGEPVEGVDRLVPIDELHTVVSEVDAIVVTLPGTAVTEGLIGEEVFARVKPGVIVANVGRGTVIDEPALIAALDDGRVGFAALDVFAVEPLPADSPLWTHPNVLVSPHTAALSSAEESRIAKLFAENARRLLDGEQLKNIVDTVEFY, from the coding sequence ATGACCGACACTTCCACGTCGCTCCGCGTCGTCGTCTCCGTTGACCTGAGCGAGCAGCTCTGTCAGCGGATCGAACAACTCGAGCCACGGGTTCAGCTGATCCGTGATCACTCGCTCTACCACCCGATGCGCGGGCCGGCCGATTGGTCCGGGGATCCGGCATTCACGCGAACCCCCGAACAGCAGGCGGTGTTTGACAGCCTCGTCGACTCTGCGGATGCCCTCTTCGGCATCCCCGATGTCGACTCGGCTGCACTCGCCCGCACCGTTGCCGCGAACCCGCGCCTGCGCTGGGTGCACACCACGGCGGCCGGCGGCGGCGGCCAGGTGAAGGCGGCCCGTCTCTCCGAAGCCGACCTCGAGCGCGTCATCTTCACCACGAGCGCCGGCGTCCATGGCGACACCCTCGCCGAGTTCGCGCTCTTCGGGGTGATGGCCGGGGCGAAGGATCTTCCACGCCTGGCGGCTCAGCAGGCTCGCAAGCAGTGGAGCGACCGCTGGGAGATGCGACAGCTCGACGAGATGACGGTGCTGATCGTCGGCCTCGGTGGCATCGGCAAGGCCGTCGCTCGCAAGTTCTCGGCACTCGGGAGCACCGTGCTCGGCACCACCCGGTCGGGCGAGCCCGTCGAGGGTGTTGATCGACTTGTTCCGATCGATGAGCTGCACACAGTAGTGTCCGAGGTCGACGCGATCGTCGTGACCCTGCCGGGCACGGCCGTCACCGAAGGACTCATCGGCGAAGAGGTGTTCGCCCGGGTGAAGCCCGGCGTCATCGTCGCCAACGTCGGCCGGGGCACGGTCATCGACGAACCAGCGCTGATCGCCGCCCTGGATGACGGCCGGGTCGGGTTCGCGGCACTCGACGTGTTCGCCGTCGAGCCGCTGCCCGCCGACAGCCCGCTCTGGACGCATCCGAACGTGCTCGTCAGCCCGCACACCGCAGCCCTTTCGAGCGCGGAGGAGTCGCGCATCGCGAAGCTGTTCGCCGAGAACGCTCGACGCCTGCTGGATGGCGAGCAGCTCAAGAACATCGTCGATACAGTCGAGTTTTACTGA